Below is a genomic region from Vibrio cortegadensis.
GAGTAGGAAATCTCCAACTAAGTGCCCATATTGATCATTAATAGGCTTAAACCCGTTTAGATCAAGCATAATGATTGAAGTTGAGATTAATCGGTTTGCTTGAATCTCTTCTATTCTTTTGTTGAAACCGACTCGGTTTTTTATTCCAGTTAGCGAATCAGTAATAAGCTGTTTTTGCACGTAACTATGTGCATCTACTAATTCTGTAATATCGAGAGCTGAGCATTCAAGTTGGTACTCATTAAGATATGCACTGTTGACTTTAAAGTGTCTATCTCCATTGACACCTACTAGAGTATATTGGTCGTTAATTTTGCCATTTGCTAGTTTGATTATAAAGTCATGAAGAGTTGATCTTAATTCAATACTATTTACTTTGTTTAGAGAGCCAAAGGTTGTTTCAAATTCACGATTAGATCGAACGATTTGCTTCTCTTTTATGTCAACAACAAAGAGGCATACCTGTGTGAGGTCATAGGTTGCTTGGTGTCTATGTTCACTTTTTTTAAGCTCATGGACGCTGTTGATCAAACGATCTCTTAAATTATCTAGTGATGAAAAAAGAGAGTTGAATTCTTCAAATTGATGAATTGGAGGTTCGGCATTAATATCGCCATTTGCGATTAAAAAACCATACCGTTGAGCATCATGAAATGGAGTTTTTAGTGTTTTTAACACCTTACGGCTAAGAAGCATCGACATCAAGAGTAGCAGCAATATAGCCAAAATAATATTAGGCACTGATTCAATGAGCAAATCTTTCCAAATCTGTGATGTATCTTTAATCACGGTTAAAGCCCCGATAGTCTCACCAGATTGAGAGTATATTAAATAGCTTTTTTTATCTGATTTACCGGGTATTGAGGCGCTAATAAATTCCGACAGCACTAAATCATATTTTGTGGACTCTAATTTTACAGATAAAATATAGCTGAGATCGGATACCTTCCCTACCACATTTTCAGCCCCTACAATATCAAGGTCCTGTATTGCTCGGCTCGCTTGTTTTATTTGATAGTTAATCGTTTGATTGTACTCTGATTGATAATCATGATGACTATCAATCAATGCGTAACTCAGAGCTGACACACCGAGTATAAGAAGAGGTACTATTGTGTAAATAATGTACTGCGTAATGAGGTAGTTAAATAATTTTTTCATAATGAAGGGCTCAAAATCACCATTGAACGATGTATGCGGGTGTATTTACTAAAAATATATTTTGTTATTTGAGTTATCGACTTCATTAA
It encodes:
- a CDS encoding GGDEF domain-containing protein gives rise to the protein MKKLFNYLITQYIIYTIVPLLILGVSALSYALIDSHHDYQSEYNQTINYQIKQASRAIQDLDIVGAENVVGKVSDLSYILSVKLESTKYDLVLSEFISASIPGKSDKKSYLIYSQSGETIGALTVIKDTSQIWKDLLIESVPNIILAILLLLLMSMLLSRKVLKTLKTPFHDAQRYGFLIANGDINAEPPIHQFEEFNSLFSSLDNLRDRLINSVHELKKSEHRHQATYDLTQVCLFVVDIKEKQIVRSNREFETTFGSLNKVNSIELRSTLHDFIIKLANGKINDQYTLVGVNGDRHFKVNSAYLNEYQLECSALDITELVDAHSYVQKQLITDSLTGIKNRVGFNKRIEEIQANRLISTSIIMLDLNGFKPINDQYGHLVGDFLLATVAKRINVTLDKIGEVYRLGGDEFIILTNKILSDDELTTLATSLNENVSRNVNYENHEFSVTISIGSANFVAGKSEMYDVIHQADLAMYQAKTSKQTYVMAQK